A DNA window from Salvelinus fontinalis isolate EN_2023a chromosome 28, ASM2944872v1, whole genome shotgun sequence contains the following coding sequences:
- the LOC129826053 gene encoding aldehyde dehydrogenase 1A1-like isoform X1, producing the protein MQSLVAISTDGAFVASFWRTDVQFYKTPSSLISLSRISSSSSSTSPLQLAQRISLLIGKQGNMSSEPGNCQNHQDHDPDHRDAGPAKQTMPMPVPDLEVQYTKIFIDNEWHESCSGRKMPVHNPATGDLLCEVEEADTEDVDKAVQSARAAFQLGSPWRCMDASDRGLLLNRLADLVERDRLRLATLEALDSGKIFLMAYFVDLMATVKTLRYYGGWADKIQGKTIPVDGEYFTYTRHEPIGVCGQIIPWNFPVMMFAWKIAPALCCGNTVIIKPAEQTPLTALHMACLIKEAGFPPGVVNVLPGYGPTAGSAIAHHMDIDKIAFTGSTAVGKLIQKAAGDSNLKRVTLELGGKNPNIVFADCDLEYAVEQAHSGLFFNQGQCCLAGSRVFVEDSIYEEFVCRSAEKARNKVLGNPLVPGVDQGPQIDQKQFDKILELIESGKKEGATLECGGGPWDRNSLFIQPTVFSNVTDDMRIAKEEIFGPVQQIMRFRSVNEVIQRANATHYGLAAGVFTNDIDKALTVSSALQAGMVWVNCYNAMSTQCPFGGFKMSGNGRELGEYALQEYTEVKAVTIKISQKNS; encoded by the exons ATGCAATCATTAGTTGCAATTAGCACTGATGGGGCTTTTGTTGCTTCTTTCTGGCGTACAGATGTTCAGTTTTATAAGACACCATCGAGCCTAATTTCACTGTCAAGGatatcatcctcatcatcatccacATCGCCACTGCAATTGGCTCAAAGAATCAGCCTACTAA TAGGAAAACAGGGCAACATGAGCTCCGAGCCAGGAAACTGCCAGAACCACCAGGACCATGATCCGGACCACAGAGACGCCGGGCCGGCCAAACAGACCATGCCCATGCCCGTCCCTGACCTGGAAGTCCAGTACACTAAG ATATTCATTGATAACGAGTGGCATGAGTCCTGCAGCGGACGGAAGATGCCAGTTCACAACCCTGCCACTGGAGACCTGCTGTGTGAGGTAGAGGAGGCAGACACC GAGGATGTGGACAAGGCGGTCCAGAGTGCTAGGGCAGCCTTCCAGCTGGGGTCTCCATGGCGATGCATGGACGCGTCCGACAGAGGGCTGCTGCTCAACAGGCTGGCTGACCTGGTGGAGAGGGATCGCCTCCGACTGGct ACATTGGAGGCTCTTGACTCAGGGAAGATCTTCCTCATGGCGTACTTTGTGGATCtgatggccactgttaaaacccTGCGTTATTATGGAGGATGGGCTGACAAGATACAAGGCAAAACCATTCCAGTGG ATGGAGAGTATTTCACCTACACACGACACGAGCCCATAGGGGTGTGTGGACAAATCATTCCA TGGAATTTCCCTGTGATGATGTTTGCCTGGAAGATCGCTCCAGCTCTGTGCTGTGGAAACACTGTAATCATCAAACCAGCTGAACAGACACCACTAACAGCCCTGCACATGGCCTGCCTTATCAAAGAG GCTGGTTTTCCTCCGGGCGTGGTGAACGTGCTGCCAGGATACGGTCCAACAGCAGGCAGTGCCATTGCTCATCATATGGACATTGACAAAATAGCATTCACTGGATCAACTGCT GTAGGGAAACTCATCCAGAAGGCTGCTGGTGACAGCAACCTGAAACGTGTCACTCTGGAGCTGGGCGGCAAGAACCCCAATATTGTCTTCGCAGACTGTGact tggaGTATGCGGTGGAGCAGGCCCACAGTGGTCTCTTCTTCAACCAGGGCCAGTGCTGTCTGGCTGGCTCCAGGGTGTTTGTGGAGGACTCTATCTATGAGGAGTTTGTTTGTCGCAGCGCGGAAAAGGCCCGTAACAAGGTCCTGGGAAACCCACTGGTACCAGGAGTGGACCAGGGACCACAG ATAGATCAGAAGCAGTTTGATAAGATCCTGGAGCTAATCGAGAGTGGGAAGAAGGAAGGGGCCACACTGGAGTGTGGGGGGGGGCCCTGGGACCGGAACAGCCTCTTCATCCAACCCACTGTCTTCTCTAATGTCACTGACGACATGCGTATTGCCAAAGaagag ATCTTCGGACCGGTGCAGCAGATCATGCGTTTCCGCAGCGTGAATGAGGTAATTCAGAGGGCCAACGCCACCCATTACGGCCTGGCTGCCGGAGTTTTCACCAATGACATCGACAAAGCCCTCACCGTGTCCTCAGCTTTACAGGCCGGCATGGTGTG GGTGAACTGCTACAATGCCATGAGTACCCAATGTCCCTTCGGAGGGTTTAAAATGTCCGGGAATGGGAGGGAACT AGGGGAGTATGCCCTCCAGGAGTACACAGAGGTCAAGGCTGTAACTATCAAAATCTCACAGAAGAACTCCTAA
- the LOC129826053 gene encoding aldehyde dehydrogenase 1A1-like isoform X2: MQSLVAISTDGAFVASFWRTDVQFYKTPSSLISLSRISSSSSSTSPLQLAQRISLLRKQGNMSSEPGNCQNHQDHDPDHRDAGPAKQTMPMPVPDLEVQYTKIFIDNEWHESCSGRKMPVHNPATGDLLCEVEEADTEDVDKAVQSARAAFQLGSPWRCMDASDRGLLLNRLADLVERDRLRLATLEALDSGKIFLMAYFVDLMATVKTLRYYGGWADKIQGKTIPVDGEYFTYTRHEPIGVCGQIIPWNFPVMMFAWKIAPALCCGNTVIIKPAEQTPLTALHMACLIKEAGFPPGVVNVLPGYGPTAGSAIAHHMDIDKIAFTGSTAVGKLIQKAAGDSNLKRVTLELGGKNPNIVFADCDLEYAVEQAHSGLFFNQGQCCLAGSRVFVEDSIYEEFVCRSAEKARNKVLGNPLVPGVDQGPQIDQKQFDKILELIESGKKEGATLECGGGPWDRNSLFIQPTVFSNVTDDMRIAKEEIFGPVQQIMRFRSVNEVIQRANATHYGLAAGVFTNDIDKALTVSSALQAGMVWVNCYNAMSTQCPFGGFKMSGNGRELGEYALQEYTEVKAVTIKISQKNS, from the exons ATGCAATCATTAGTTGCAATTAGCACTGATGGGGCTTTTGTTGCTTCTTTCTGGCGTACAGATGTTCAGTTTTATAAGACACCATCGAGCCTAATTTCACTGTCAAGGatatcatcctcatcatcatccacATCGCCACTGCAATTGGCTCAAAGAATCAGCCTACTAA GAAAACAGGGCAACATGAGCTCCGAGCCAGGAAACTGCCAGAACCACCAGGACCATGATCCGGACCACAGAGACGCCGGGCCGGCCAAACAGACCATGCCCATGCCCGTCCCTGACCTGGAAGTCCAGTACACTAAG ATATTCATTGATAACGAGTGGCATGAGTCCTGCAGCGGACGGAAGATGCCAGTTCACAACCCTGCCACTGGAGACCTGCTGTGTGAGGTAGAGGAGGCAGACACC GAGGATGTGGACAAGGCGGTCCAGAGTGCTAGGGCAGCCTTCCAGCTGGGGTCTCCATGGCGATGCATGGACGCGTCCGACAGAGGGCTGCTGCTCAACAGGCTGGCTGACCTGGTGGAGAGGGATCGCCTCCGACTGGct ACATTGGAGGCTCTTGACTCAGGGAAGATCTTCCTCATGGCGTACTTTGTGGATCtgatggccactgttaaaacccTGCGTTATTATGGAGGATGGGCTGACAAGATACAAGGCAAAACCATTCCAGTGG ATGGAGAGTATTTCACCTACACACGACACGAGCCCATAGGGGTGTGTGGACAAATCATTCCA TGGAATTTCCCTGTGATGATGTTTGCCTGGAAGATCGCTCCAGCTCTGTGCTGTGGAAACACTGTAATCATCAAACCAGCTGAACAGACACCACTAACAGCCCTGCACATGGCCTGCCTTATCAAAGAG GCTGGTTTTCCTCCGGGCGTGGTGAACGTGCTGCCAGGATACGGTCCAACAGCAGGCAGTGCCATTGCTCATCATATGGACATTGACAAAATAGCATTCACTGGATCAACTGCT GTAGGGAAACTCATCCAGAAGGCTGCTGGTGACAGCAACCTGAAACGTGTCACTCTGGAGCTGGGCGGCAAGAACCCCAATATTGTCTTCGCAGACTGTGact tggaGTATGCGGTGGAGCAGGCCCACAGTGGTCTCTTCTTCAACCAGGGCCAGTGCTGTCTGGCTGGCTCCAGGGTGTTTGTGGAGGACTCTATCTATGAGGAGTTTGTTTGTCGCAGCGCGGAAAAGGCCCGTAACAAGGTCCTGGGAAACCCACTGGTACCAGGAGTGGACCAGGGACCACAG ATAGATCAGAAGCAGTTTGATAAGATCCTGGAGCTAATCGAGAGTGGGAAGAAGGAAGGGGCCACACTGGAGTGTGGGGGGGGGCCCTGGGACCGGAACAGCCTCTTCATCCAACCCACTGTCTTCTCTAATGTCACTGACGACATGCGTATTGCCAAAGaagag ATCTTCGGACCGGTGCAGCAGATCATGCGTTTCCGCAGCGTGAATGAGGTAATTCAGAGGGCCAACGCCACCCATTACGGCCTGGCTGCCGGAGTTTTCACCAATGACATCGACAAAGCCCTCACCGTGTCCTCAGCTTTACAGGCCGGCATGGTGTG GGTGAACTGCTACAATGCCATGAGTACCCAATGTCCCTTCGGAGGGTTTAAAATGTCCGGGAATGGGAGGGAACT AGGGGAGTATGCCCTCCAGGAGTACACAGAGGTCAAGGCTGTAACTATCAAAATCTCACAGAAGAACTCCTAA
- the LOC129826053 gene encoding aldehyde dehydrogenase 1A1-like isoform X4 produces the protein MPVIGVENIQSAGAPSACTGKQGNMSSEPGNCQNHQDHDPDHRDAGPAKQTMPMPVPDLEVQYTKIFIDNEWHESCSGRKMPVHNPATGDLLCEVEEADTEDVDKAVQSARAAFQLGSPWRCMDASDRGLLLNRLADLVERDRLRLATLEALDSGKIFLMAYFVDLMATVKTLRYYGGWADKIQGKTIPVDGEYFTYTRHEPIGVCGQIIPWNFPVMMFAWKIAPALCCGNTVIIKPAEQTPLTALHMACLIKEAGFPPGVVNVLPGYGPTAGSAIAHHMDIDKIAFTGSTAVGKLIQKAAGDSNLKRVTLELGGKNPNIVFADCDLEYAVEQAHSGLFFNQGQCCLAGSRVFVEDSIYEEFVCRSAEKARNKVLGNPLVPGVDQGPQIDQKQFDKILELIESGKKEGATLECGGGPWDRNSLFIQPTVFSNVTDDMRIAKEEIFGPVQQIMRFRSVNEVIQRANATHYGLAAGVFTNDIDKALTVSSALQAGMVWVNCYNAMSTQCPFGGFKMSGNGRELGEYALQEYTEVKAVTIKISQKNS, from the exons ATGCCGGTGATTGGAGTTGAGAACATTCAATCTGCAGGTGCACCATCTGCATGCACAG GAAAACAGGGCAACATGAGCTCCGAGCCAGGAAACTGCCAGAACCACCAGGACCATGATCCGGACCACAGAGACGCCGGGCCGGCCAAACAGACCATGCCCATGCCCGTCCCTGACCTGGAAGTCCAGTACACTAAG ATATTCATTGATAACGAGTGGCATGAGTCCTGCAGCGGACGGAAGATGCCAGTTCACAACCCTGCCACTGGAGACCTGCTGTGTGAGGTAGAGGAGGCAGACACC GAGGATGTGGACAAGGCGGTCCAGAGTGCTAGGGCAGCCTTCCAGCTGGGGTCTCCATGGCGATGCATGGACGCGTCCGACAGAGGGCTGCTGCTCAACAGGCTGGCTGACCTGGTGGAGAGGGATCGCCTCCGACTGGct ACATTGGAGGCTCTTGACTCAGGGAAGATCTTCCTCATGGCGTACTTTGTGGATCtgatggccactgttaaaacccTGCGTTATTATGGAGGATGGGCTGACAAGATACAAGGCAAAACCATTCCAGTGG ATGGAGAGTATTTCACCTACACACGACACGAGCCCATAGGGGTGTGTGGACAAATCATTCCA TGGAATTTCCCTGTGATGATGTTTGCCTGGAAGATCGCTCCAGCTCTGTGCTGTGGAAACACTGTAATCATCAAACCAGCTGAACAGACACCACTAACAGCCCTGCACATGGCCTGCCTTATCAAAGAG GCTGGTTTTCCTCCGGGCGTGGTGAACGTGCTGCCAGGATACGGTCCAACAGCAGGCAGTGCCATTGCTCATCATATGGACATTGACAAAATAGCATTCACTGGATCAACTGCT GTAGGGAAACTCATCCAGAAGGCTGCTGGTGACAGCAACCTGAAACGTGTCACTCTGGAGCTGGGCGGCAAGAACCCCAATATTGTCTTCGCAGACTGTGact tggaGTATGCGGTGGAGCAGGCCCACAGTGGTCTCTTCTTCAACCAGGGCCAGTGCTGTCTGGCTGGCTCCAGGGTGTTTGTGGAGGACTCTATCTATGAGGAGTTTGTTTGTCGCAGCGCGGAAAAGGCCCGTAACAAGGTCCTGGGAAACCCACTGGTACCAGGAGTGGACCAGGGACCACAG ATAGATCAGAAGCAGTTTGATAAGATCCTGGAGCTAATCGAGAGTGGGAAGAAGGAAGGGGCCACACTGGAGTGTGGGGGGGGGCCCTGGGACCGGAACAGCCTCTTCATCCAACCCACTGTCTTCTCTAATGTCACTGACGACATGCGTATTGCCAAAGaagag ATCTTCGGACCGGTGCAGCAGATCATGCGTTTCCGCAGCGTGAATGAGGTAATTCAGAGGGCCAACGCCACCCATTACGGCCTGGCTGCCGGAGTTTTCACCAATGACATCGACAAAGCCCTCACCGTGTCCTCAGCTTTACAGGCCGGCATGGTGTG GGTGAACTGCTACAATGCCATGAGTACCCAATGTCCCTTCGGAGGGTTTAAAATGTCCGGGAATGGGAGGGAACT AGGGGAGTATGCCCTCCAGGAGTACACAGAGGTCAAGGCTGTAACTATCAAAATCTCACAGAAGAACTCCTAA
- the LOC129826053 gene encoding aldehyde dehydrogenase 1A1-like isoform X3 has protein sequence MPVIGVENIQSAGAPSACTVGKQGNMSSEPGNCQNHQDHDPDHRDAGPAKQTMPMPVPDLEVQYTKIFIDNEWHESCSGRKMPVHNPATGDLLCEVEEADTEDVDKAVQSARAAFQLGSPWRCMDASDRGLLLNRLADLVERDRLRLATLEALDSGKIFLMAYFVDLMATVKTLRYYGGWADKIQGKTIPVDGEYFTYTRHEPIGVCGQIIPWNFPVMMFAWKIAPALCCGNTVIIKPAEQTPLTALHMACLIKEAGFPPGVVNVLPGYGPTAGSAIAHHMDIDKIAFTGSTAVGKLIQKAAGDSNLKRVTLELGGKNPNIVFADCDLEYAVEQAHSGLFFNQGQCCLAGSRVFVEDSIYEEFVCRSAEKARNKVLGNPLVPGVDQGPQIDQKQFDKILELIESGKKEGATLECGGGPWDRNSLFIQPTVFSNVTDDMRIAKEEIFGPVQQIMRFRSVNEVIQRANATHYGLAAGVFTNDIDKALTVSSALQAGMVWVNCYNAMSTQCPFGGFKMSGNGRELGEYALQEYTEVKAVTIKISQKNS, from the exons ATGCCGGTGATTGGAGTTGAGAACATTCAATCTGCAGGTGCACCATCTGCATGCACAG TAGGAAAACAGGGCAACATGAGCTCCGAGCCAGGAAACTGCCAGAACCACCAGGACCATGATCCGGACCACAGAGACGCCGGGCCGGCCAAACAGACCATGCCCATGCCCGTCCCTGACCTGGAAGTCCAGTACACTAAG ATATTCATTGATAACGAGTGGCATGAGTCCTGCAGCGGACGGAAGATGCCAGTTCACAACCCTGCCACTGGAGACCTGCTGTGTGAGGTAGAGGAGGCAGACACC GAGGATGTGGACAAGGCGGTCCAGAGTGCTAGGGCAGCCTTCCAGCTGGGGTCTCCATGGCGATGCATGGACGCGTCCGACAGAGGGCTGCTGCTCAACAGGCTGGCTGACCTGGTGGAGAGGGATCGCCTCCGACTGGct ACATTGGAGGCTCTTGACTCAGGGAAGATCTTCCTCATGGCGTACTTTGTGGATCtgatggccactgttaaaacccTGCGTTATTATGGAGGATGGGCTGACAAGATACAAGGCAAAACCATTCCAGTGG ATGGAGAGTATTTCACCTACACACGACACGAGCCCATAGGGGTGTGTGGACAAATCATTCCA TGGAATTTCCCTGTGATGATGTTTGCCTGGAAGATCGCTCCAGCTCTGTGCTGTGGAAACACTGTAATCATCAAACCAGCTGAACAGACACCACTAACAGCCCTGCACATGGCCTGCCTTATCAAAGAG GCTGGTTTTCCTCCGGGCGTGGTGAACGTGCTGCCAGGATACGGTCCAACAGCAGGCAGTGCCATTGCTCATCATATGGACATTGACAAAATAGCATTCACTGGATCAACTGCT GTAGGGAAACTCATCCAGAAGGCTGCTGGTGACAGCAACCTGAAACGTGTCACTCTGGAGCTGGGCGGCAAGAACCCCAATATTGTCTTCGCAGACTGTGact tggaGTATGCGGTGGAGCAGGCCCACAGTGGTCTCTTCTTCAACCAGGGCCAGTGCTGTCTGGCTGGCTCCAGGGTGTTTGTGGAGGACTCTATCTATGAGGAGTTTGTTTGTCGCAGCGCGGAAAAGGCCCGTAACAAGGTCCTGGGAAACCCACTGGTACCAGGAGTGGACCAGGGACCACAG ATAGATCAGAAGCAGTTTGATAAGATCCTGGAGCTAATCGAGAGTGGGAAGAAGGAAGGGGCCACACTGGAGTGTGGGGGGGGGCCCTGGGACCGGAACAGCCTCTTCATCCAACCCACTGTCTTCTCTAATGTCACTGACGACATGCGTATTGCCAAAGaagag ATCTTCGGACCGGTGCAGCAGATCATGCGTTTCCGCAGCGTGAATGAGGTAATTCAGAGGGCCAACGCCACCCATTACGGCCTGGCTGCCGGAGTTTTCACCAATGACATCGACAAAGCCCTCACCGTGTCCTCAGCTTTACAGGCCGGCATGGTGTG GGTGAACTGCTACAATGCCATGAGTACCCAATGTCCCTTCGGAGGGTTTAAAATGTCCGGGAATGGGAGGGAACT AGGGGAGTATGCCCTCCAGGAGTACACAGAGGTCAAGGCTGTAACTATCAAAATCTCACAGAAGAACTCCTAA